The window CCAGTAATTCATCTGGTGCCCTTGGGCTTTGCAAGTCTGGGCGATCTGCTGAAGTGCTGGCAAGCAGCGCGCAGAGAACGGAAGTTGAACGAGGATTTTTGCCATTCGTCACCTTGCAGTCCAAGCGAAGCCGCCAAGTTTCGTCGCTTTGCTAGCAGTCATCACCCCATCGAATGATGGGACTTACCTGACTAATCGGCAAAATCGTTACAGACCAACATTACAAACGAAATGGCCGTTGCGGCTAGTTTGAAGGTTCCGCGGCAGACGGTGCTCTTGCACGAGACACTAGCAGACCTACTTCAGATCGAGCAGAAAATCTTGCGGACCGGTGGGGAGAACGACTCTTTGAGGTAGCGAGTGCAACCTGAATTCGGAGAACTCCCGAAGCGTTCGCAGCGCGTTGTCCCACCATTCGAGTCGTGACACATTCACGCTCAATTCACGGGCGTGCTTGTGGGTAGAAACAATGGCGCACGAAACCCCGATCAGCAAGGTTAGCCAAAAGAAGTCACGCAGTTGCCAACGGAATACGGGCCTAAGTAGATCGGCAGCCGTAGCTTGTTCATACTTCTCATCAATCTGCTGACTCAACTCTGGCGTCAAAGATACGCCTGGGTGGGTGAGGTAGAAGGTCAACATGAAGATGGCTCCCGCAAATGCCAGCGTGCCAGTGAAGGGACGCAAATCGCAGTATCCGCTGATTGACATGCCGCAGGCCATCAGGATCGAGAAGGGAGTAACGAAGCGGTAGACGCTGAGAGAAGCCTTGGAGTATGCCTTGCCGGTCGTCGGTGCAGCCTTGCGAACCAGAATGCCGGCCAGAGCGCTGAGGGGCGCAACGACAACCAGTAGCAGGAGCGCAAAATCCGCGTCCATCATCCCGGTCAATAAGGATTGATCGCGTTCTGGCCTAGCTCCACCGAACGAATAGCTGCTGCTGTTACGACGCTGCCAGTCGTCGCTGACAATCGAGAGTGTGTTGAATTCAGAGAGGTTAGTCCGCACGCCAAACCTCGTTTGAAGCTGATACGCCAACTCGTGGGTTGCTTGCTCCGTACGTTCTGCCTGTTCTTTCGCGAGGGAAAATTTGCGATAGCGGGCGTGCTCGGTCGCCAAGCCAATTAGCAGCCCGATTAACAGTGTCAGCCAGACGAATTCGCGCCAAGGAAACGGCATGCATTGTTCCCGGTGACGTCAGGTCTAGCCTTGTTTGCGGAAGAAATCCTGCGTCTTCGAGAGCGCGGCGAGAATGTGGCGGAAGACGCTGTAGTGCCCGCCGGAGTACCAATGAATTTCTGGTTTGTCGAGCGCGTTCCATAACGCTTCGGTGCAGGCCTTGGGAATAACCTCGTCGCTCTCGGCGTTGAGCATCAAGATGTGCCGGCCTTTGCAATTGCCGACGTAGTTGAGAGGCTCGATTTCTTTGACGGCGGCGCGGAAGTCGGTGAGCTGCGCACCCTGCGCGATGAGCTTGTCGCGCTCGCGGCGAAACTCGCGAGCCTCCCAAGCGATCTGGCCGAGGTCGCCGCCGGCGAGGAGCAGGCAGATGTTCTTGAGTCGGGGTTCCGAAGCTGCCGCCAGCGAGCCAGTGATTCCTCCGAGGCTGATGCCAAAAATGCCGAGCTGCTCGGGATCGATTTCGGGCCGGCTCATCAAAAAGCCGGTGGCCTGGCGAATGTCGAGAATAGCCTGCGTCATGCCAGCGATGGTCTCCTCGGGGTTAGCGCTGATCATCCGCTGCGGCGCGCCTGGCGCGCGGCGCGGACCGTAGTAGGGCATCTTTACGAACAGAGCCGCCGTGCCCGTTTGAGCGATCGCTCCGGCAAAGAGCCGCGAGAGCGCGAAGTCGCCGCCGAGAATGTGGAGCACGATGACGGCAGGGCGCTTGGTCTTGGTGAGTTCGGCTCCGACCGGCTTGTAGTACTCGCAATGGATTGTGTTGTTGGCTTCGTGCGGCGTGACGACCGGCGAGGGGAACGTCACGTCCCAGATCTCGTGGTTCGAGAGCTGGACGTCGAGTTTTTTCATCTCGTAGTTGAACGAGTGCTCGGCCAGGCGAAATCGCTCGCCGACCTGCTGCTCAGCCGTTGCCGGCGCGGGATGAAAAGTGGCCGTCCCTTTTTCCGTGCCAACATAATCGCCGCTGAGGGTGAGCAGCAGAAGCGCGAGTGCAGCAGCCATGCGAATTCCCGTCTAAATCCCGATCCGAGGAGAGAGGCACGCAAATTATGGGGCTGGCGGCAGGGGAAGTACAGACGAATAAGTCGTGGGATCAGCGATGCCGGCCAGGGCAAAGGCTTCGCGTCGTTCTACGCACGTGCCGCAGCGACCGCAGTGAACCTCGCCCCCTTCGTAGCAGCTCCAGGTGCTAGCGAAATCGACGCCCAGGCGAGCACCTTCGCGCACGATGTCGGCTTTGCTGAGCGTGAGAAACGGCGTGTAGAGCTCGAGCGTGTCCCAATCGGCGAGCCCGAGCGCGTGGCGCATGGCTTCGACAAACGCCGGTCGGCAGTCGGGATAAATCGCGTGATCGCCGGCATGAGCGCCATACGCAACGCGGTCGCATTTCCGGCTCAGGGCCCAACCAGCCGCGATCGCGAGCATGATCATGTTGCGATTCGGCACGACCGTGGCCTTCATCGACTCTTCGGCATAATGGCCATGCGGCACGGCAACATCGCTGCTGGTCAAACTCGACCCTGCCAAGAGTGGCGTGATCGCCCGCAGATCGGCGAGTCGCCATTCGATCTGCAACCGCTCAGCCGTCGCGCGCGCATATTCGAGCTCCCGCCGATGTCTCTGCCCGTAATCAATCGACAGCGCGAACACTTCATCGCCCGCCCGCAGCAAATGTTCGAGCATGACAGTGGAGTCGAGCCCACCGGAAAAAATGGCGATGCTGCGCATGGGGCTGGGAACTGGGGACTTGGGGCTGGGGAAATGCGGGCGAATTGGTACTAGAGTTTACCAGGGTTCCCAGTCCCTAGTTCCCAGCGCCTGCCGCTTCCTTCAGAAACTCCGAGCGATATACCGGCAGCTCGTGCAAGCGCGTGCGACGTTCGAAGTGGGTGCGGAAGTCGAGATCGTGCTCGGCGGGCGTTTCGGGCACGGCCAGGGGCCCCTGCAATTTGCCGGCGGGATTCGGCGGCAACTGCGCGATCAGTTCGAGCGTCGATTGATAGTACTCTTCGACGTCGGTCCAAAAATGGAGCTTGCCGCCGGGGATCAGTGTGCGGATGACATCCTGCAAGAATGACTCGTTGAGCACGCGACGACGGCGATGGCGTTTCTTCCACCACGGATCGGGAAAGTAAACGTGGACCGCGTGCAGCGAGCTATCGACAATCGCTTCGCGAAAAAACGCGAGGGCATCGCCGCAAGCCATTTTCGCATTGGTCCGCCCAGCGCGCGACAATCGCGAGGCCGCGAAGCGGGAATATTTCTTGGCGACTTCGATGCCGAAGAAATTGTGTTCAGGATTTGCGCCCGAGGCGCTGAGCATGAACAGGCCTTTGCCGCTGCCGACTTCCACTTCGAGCGGAGCGCTGCGGCCGAACATGGCGACGGGATCGAACGGCTTGGGAACGTCCGTGGTCTCGACCAGGTGCGTGGCCAGATCCAGAGTGGGATCGATTTTGGGAAGAGCGCGGCGTCCCACGATCAACCCTTCGCCGCAGCTTGTTGCTGCAATTTCTGCAGCGAAGAAACCGGAATCGGCACTCCCTTGAGCGTTCCCTCGATGCACAAGCGATCGCCCGCGATCCCTTGAAACTGGCAGATGATCATCCCGCCGCGGCGGACCTTGCCGAGTTTCGAAATCACGATAAAGCGTTCGCCGGGGAAAACCACATCGCGAAAGCGAACGTTTTCGAGCCCACCAAAGCCGACGACTTCGGCGCCCAGCAAGTCATAGCGCTGGGTGACGAAGCTGCACAGCTGGGCGATCGATTCGAGCATCACCACGCCCGGCATGATGGCCAGCTGCGGAAAGTGGCCGCGGACCCAAAAGTCGTCCTTCGTGGTGTCGCGATAGCCGACGCTGAGGTACTGCGTTTCGTCGACATAAACGACGCCCGACAGCTGCTCCATCTCGTGGCGCTGCGGGTTGTACTTACGAATCTCCTCCAGCGTCGCCACGTGGCGGCTGAAATCGAGCTTGGAGATGTCGTACAAGAATTCTTGCTGGGGCACAGCGTTACCCTTACCAAACGCTGACGATCCGGACAGTTGTGCGCAGTGTCTTCTACGTGACGCTTTTTTGCGTGCAACAGCGGCACGGAAGGCAGAAACGCCGACTAGGTGCGGACCAGCTTTCGCTTGGCGCGCTTGGCTTTGCCATTGGCTGGACGCTTACCGTGATTGGCTTTTTTGTTCGTACGATGGGGCTTGGCCATGACAGACTACTTGAAAAATAGAGTGGCTGAGAATGGTGACAAAATTGGAATCCCTCAAAATACCACGAGGCAGGAAATTGGGGAAGGGGAAAGCAAGGCTGAAGTGGGCTGCAAAGTTGTAATACAAAAAGTTGCAAATCCGCCGATTTTCGCTACTATCAAGCACCAGTCGCGCCCCTCCTGGCCGATGCAAAAGTATTCCCTCTCCACCTTGCTGGTTCTTCTCATGCGCATTCGATCTCTCCGCGGCGGGTTTACTCTCGTCGAACTGCTCGTGGTCATCGCCATCATTGGCGTGCTGGTGGCGCTGCTCCTGCCGGCAGTTCAATCTGCCCGCGAAGCATCTCGCCGGATTTCCTGCTCGAATAACATGAAGCAACTCGCCTTGGCGTGCCTCAACTACGAAGACACCTACAAGAGCTTGCCGGTGGGCATTCAGTTTCCCAAAGGCGAGGCACCCGAATCTAGCCGCAAACATGGCCCGAACTGGATCATCTCGATCCTTCCCTTCATGGAGCAGCAGCCGCTGTTTCAGAAGTTCGATCTGACGGTGCCGATCTCGCATGCGAATAACCGGGAACCGCGGGGCACTACGATCAAGGCTCTGTTGTGCCCAACCGATGGTTTCAACCGCCGGAAATTTGTCGGCATCGACGCCAATGAAGGTGACAACTGGGCGCGCGGCAACTACGGTTCCAGCGGGCTCAACTGGCAGCTCGATTCAAACGCTAACGGTCATTGGGGCGAGCCAAATATCACCGGTGTGATGGGTTGGAACGTTACCAGCCGCCTCGCTGAAGTTACCGACGGCTTGAGCCAGACGCTGATGCTGGGTGAATTGCGTTCTGGGTTGTTTGAGAATGATCGCCGCGGCACGTGGGCGCTCGGGACTGCGGGCGCGAGCGCTATGTTCTGGCATGGCTGTGGCGGCGATGCTTATGGTCCCAATGCCGTCGATATCGACTCGGATGACGTCGAAGGCTGCTCTCTCTTCTACACGGCAGGGAACGCGCTGCTGAAAGCGCAGCGGATGGAATGCCATAACGGCTGCCCCAGTTACCAAGCCGCGACGCGCAGTTTGCATCCGGGCGGTACGGTCATCGGAATTTGCGATGGCAGCGTGCAATTCATCAGCGAGAATATTGAAACGGCCGGCAACTACGGCGCTTGCACCGTGCAGTCGGCCTGGGATCGCCTGATTACGCGTGAACAGGGCCAACCGCTCAAGGCCGGCACGTTCTAGTGCGAGTCGCACCGACGTTACAGACCTGCTTAAAAACTACTCGAAGCGATTCTGATCCTAGGAAACATGATGCGACCTCTCCTGTATCTGACTGGCACGATGGCGTTGTTCCTGCTCGTAGGCTGCAGCGGTGAGGACACGATGTATCCCGTATCGGGCACCGTGAAATTCAGCGATGGGACGATCCCGCACGGTGAAGTCGCCACGATTCGCTTCGAGCCGGTAAAAGCCAACAACGACGAAATGGGCAAGACTCCGGCAGCCGGTCAGATCGATGCCGAGGGAAAGTTTCGGCTCACGTCGAAGACATCGAACGACGGCGCTCGCGCTGGCGACTATAAGGTGACGCTGACGATCTTGAAGACCTACGGCAAGACCGATTCGCTGATCCCAGGCAAATACAACTTGGCGACTTCCACACCTCTTACCGCCACGGTTGGCCCCAAGGGCCAAAAGCAATTCGATTTTGTGCTCGATCGCAACTGATGATGGCAGGCTCGTCGAATCCGCGCAGCGAGGTGCGCCTCGCACTCATTGCCGTAATCGGATTGACTCTGGCATGGACGGGTTGCGACAAGCCCGCCGCCGCGCCGTTGGAATTTCACGACGAGCTGCGCGCCGGAAAGGTCGTGCTCGGGTCGGCATCGCTTGTGTCCGGAATGCCGGGGGACAAAGAACTCACGCCGGCCCAAGTCAAGTTCTGGCTGCAGGATGAGCGAGTTCATCAGCCGCTGAAATACTGTTTGCCGCTCGGCCTGCATACGGCGGATCACGGTCAACTGCCTGAGTTGACGCGGGCCAAAATCGAGCTCGGCCGGCAGCTGTTTTTCGATCAAAGAATGGGCCGCGACGCTGGCATGTCGTGCAGCCGTTGCCATCAGGAAGAGAGCTTCTCGAACGCGATCGGCCCCAAGCAAGGGCTGCGGAATCCCAACACGGTGATCAACCGAATCCTCGGCGAAAACCATTTCTGGGACGGCCATGCGAAATCGCTGCGCGACGTGCCG is drawn from Anatilimnocola floriformis and contains these coding sequences:
- a CDS encoding alpha/beta hydrolase, with amino-acid sequence MAAALALLLLTLSGDYVGTEKGTATFHPAPATAEQQVGERFRLAEHSFNYEMKKLDVQLSNHEIWDVTFPSPVVTPHEANNTIHCEYYKPVGAELTKTKRPAVIVLHILGGDFALSRLFAGAIAQTGTAALFVKMPYYGPRRAPGAPQRMISANPEETIAGMTQAILDIRQATGFLMSRPEIDPEQLGIFGISLGGITGSLAAASEPRLKNICLLLAGGDLGQIAWEAREFRRERDKLIAQGAQLTDFRAAVKEIEPLNYVGNCKGRHILMLNAESDEVIPKACTEALWNALDKPEIHWYSGGHYSVFRHILAALSKTQDFFRKQG
- the queC gene encoding 7-cyano-7-deazaguanine synthase QueC, whose product is MRSIAIFSGGLDSTVMLEHLLRAGDEVFALSIDYGQRHRRELEYARATAERLQIEWRLADLRAITPLLAGSSLTSSDVAVPHGHYAEESMKATVVPNRNMIMLAIAAGWALSRKCDRVAYGAHAGDHAIYPDCRPAFVEAMRHALGLADWDTLELYTPFLTLSKADIVREGARLGVDFASTWSCYEGGEVHCGRCGTCVERREAFALAGIADPTTYSSVLPLPPAP
- the trmB gene encoding tRNA (guanosine(46)-N7)-methyltransferase TrmB; the encoded protein is MGRRALPKIDPTLDLATHLVETTDVPKPFDPVAMFGRSAPLEVEVGSGKGLFMLSASGANPEHNFFGIEVAKKYSRFAASRLSRAGRTNAKMACGDALAFFREAIVDSSLHAVHVYFPDPWWKKRHRRRRVLNESFLQDVIRTLIPGGKLHFWTDVEEYYQSTLELIAQLPPNPAGKLQGPLAVPETPAEHDLDFRTHFERRTRLHELPVYRSEFLKEAAGAGN
- a CDS encoding 3-hydroxyacyl-ACP dehydratase FabZ family protein; amino-acid sequence: MPQQEFLYDISKLDFSRHVATLEEIRKYNPQRHEMEQLSGVVYVDETQYLSVGYRDTTKDDFWVRGHFPQLAIMPGVVMLESIAQLCSFVTQRYDLLGAEVVGFGGLENVRFRDVVFPGERFIVISKLGKVRRGGMIICQFQGIAGDRLCIEGTLKGVPIPVSSLQKLQQQAAAKG
- a CDS encoding 50S ribosomal protein bL37, with the protein product MAKPHRTNKKANHGKRPANGKAKRAKRKLVRT
- a CDS encoding DUF1559 domain-containing protein, which translates into the protein MRIRSLRGGFTLVELLVVIAIIGVLVALLLPAVQSAREASRRISCSNNMKQLALACLNYEDTYKSLPVGIQFPKGEAPESSRKHGPNWIISILPFMEQQPLFQKFDLTVPISHANNREPRGTTIKALLCPTDGFNRRKFVGIDANEGDNWARGNYGSSGLNWQLDSNANGHWGEPNITGVMGWNVTSRLAEVTDGLSQTLMLGELRSGLFENDRRGTWALGTAGASAMFWHGCGGDAYGPNAVDIDSDDVEGCSLFYTAGNALLKAQRMECHNGCPSYQAATRSLHPGGTVIGICDGSVQFISENIETAGNYGACTVQSAWDRLITREQGQPLKAGTF